The DNA segment TCGTCAAATCCCCTTTCATCCGAATATCCTGCTTCAGGCCCTCCCTGAGCCCAAGCAACTTGCGGCAGGCATGAAGCCAAGGCCGCCGCCGAACACGTTGCAGCGATCGTATTTCCCACCCTCTTCACATTCATTATTGTTGCCCTTCAAAGTGCGGTGATAGCCAATCTTCCCAAAAAGCTGTCCGGCTCGCGGAGGGTGAGCGCGTCGACTGGCCTCCTCCACGGGCATCCTTTCTCCCTTGTCCAATGCTGCAGCACGAAGGCCGATCAAGGCTGCTGCAACACAATCAGACTTCGCATGTTTTATTTCACCGTTTAAAATGTTGCGATCTTTTTATATGGCAAAATAAAAGATGGCAATGGGCAGAATATCACGCCCATGTATCGCATTTTATGTTTGTAAATCAGTTACTTAACAGAGGAAATTTGGTCGCAGCGCTAGTCGCGCCGCGGATCGGCAGCTGACTGCAGAACTTGCGCATTGCCGCGATTCGCCTGTAAGCAGCCCGTCGAGCGGTAGAGGCGCTTTGCCTCCAGATGTCCTTGATACGCTGGAGGAAGCCTCTTGAACCGGGGGAGTTTCGATGTTGCAGGTGGATGTGCAAAGAGATCGCCGAACGGCCTCACAGTGCCGTCAGCAAGGTCTCAAGACATGACATCCAGGACGTCAAAGCCCACCAAGCTTTCGATCGACACCCCGAGGAAAGGCCGCCGCCGCCCCACCATTTCCGAGGGAAGCGCAACCACAGCCGACGAGATCCTCGACGTCACGATCCGTTTGATAGCCGCCAAAGGCCTGTCAAATGTTCGAATCATAGATGTCGCGGAGAAACTCGGTGTTTGGCCGCGGACAATCTACCATTATATCGAATCCAAGGATCGCCTGATTGCACTTGCGGTTGAACGGATTTTCGAAACCACCTCACCGCCCCAAGACCTCAACACCCCGTGGAAGGCCGCGCTCAAAGAACGCATCCTGAATGGAAAAAGGACATTTCTCAAATATCCGGGGCTTCTGGAATATTTTACCAAACGCAACACTCTATTTTTTTCGAGAGGCGTCGCATCAAACTTTGAATATATGAAGGATCTCTTTTCCAAGGGCGGGATTGATGGCGAGGACTTCCGCTTCGCATTCTCCCTGGTCAACTCCTTCATTCAAGGCCAGGTTTATATCGCGGAATCGAGAATGAGCATCGAAAGAGACGCTCCTCCCAACGTCTCGGTTGATCCCGCCGATTTCCCGGTGGCCAGCTCCTGGCGACCGCCTTCTGAAGAAGAGAGCGACCTGCATCTCGACCGGCTGCTGGACATGATTGAAAACCTACCCCACCATGGCACGCACAAGCTTCGTGACGAAGCCGGGGGCGAGCTGGACAGAGTTTTGGCTGAATACGATTCCAGATTGATTGATCCGGCGCAACTGTCGCAGCTCATCCGCGCATCGCTTGCAATCGGCATGGAGGAGGCTCTTGAACGGCTCGCGCCGGCCTGAGCGAGCCATGGCGCGCCTCGAGACCCCGCCCGCCAGGACATGCAACACCCCCCTGATCGCGGTTACCCGACGCAGCCACTCCCATACATCGATCGCTTCGCCACCCAGTGCGTCATCGCGCCGCAGTTGCTGCCTAAATCCGCGAAGAGAACCAGAACCCTATCTCAGGCCCCGGGCATCAACGAATTGAAGGAGGCTACGAATGCATGACGACATCAACCGTTGGGCCGGGCCGTTGGTGCCGCCAAGCGTAGAAGAATTGGCCGACCGCTATGCGCTGGGGCAACTGGTCAAGGTCTATGCACTGGGCGCGGACATGCGCGACTACGACCTGATGCGGAGCGTCTTTGCCGACGATGCATTCGGTCAAGGCAGCACGAAGAGCGCGCCCATCGATGAGTACTTACCCTTCGTATTCAAGGGCGCCTCAGCCTACCAGGCGACGCAGCACAACATCACCAACCAGCACATCAGCATTGTCGGCGACGAGGCAGTGGTGTGGAGTTACGCGATCGCGATACACAAGGCCGAAATCGGCGGCGACAAACCGCACCTCAACATCGGGGTCCAATATCGCGACAAATGCCGGCGGACCTCGAAGGGTTGGCTGATCACCCATCGCCAGGTTGTCGTTCAGTGGAGCGAACGGTTCGAAGCGAAGGCAGATAGTTAGACGAACAGGAGAAACCCGTTCTTCATCGGGCGCCGGCTACGTGCGCGAAGCTAGGCGCTGATCGCCAAAGCAACCCCCGTGCCCCTGCCGCATGCCGCTCCGGCAATTCCCCTTTTCGGGGGCGTCTGCGATTGCAATCAGTCGAAGCGGACCCGGAGGTGATTTACCCCGCGCGCGACC comes from the Novosphingobium pentaromativorans US6-1 genome and includes:
- a CDS encoding TetR/AcrR family transcriptional regulator; amino-acid sequence: MTSRTSKPTKLSIDTPRKGRRRPTISEGSATTADEILDVTIRLIAAKGLSNVRIIDVAEKLGVWPRTIYHYIESKDRLIALAVERIFETTSPPQDLNTPWKAALKERILNGKRTFLKYPGLLEYFTKRNTLFFSRGVASNFEYMKDLFSKGGIDGEDFRFAFSLVNSFIQGQVYIAESRMSIERDAPPNVSVDPADFPVASSWRPPSEEESDLHLDRLLDMIENLPHHGTHKLRDEAGGELDRVLAEYDSRLIDPAQLSQLIRASLAIGMEEALERLAPA
- a CDS encoding nuclear transport factor 2 family protein, which translates into the protein MHDDINRWAGPLVPPSVEELADRYALGQLVKVYALGADMRDYDLMRSVFADDAFGQGSTKSAPIDEYLPFVFKGASAYQATQHNITNQHISIVGDEAVVWSYAIAIHKAEIGGDKPHLNIGVQYRDKCRRTSKGWLITHRQVVVQWSERFEAKADS